The genomic stretch TATCTCTATATCACCTTTCAAACTTGGAGCTAACTTCTTGTCTTCGTCCTCTTTAAACTCACTCTCAAGTTCCAAAATTTCACTAAGCCTCTCGGCTGCAACTATTGCTGTCTGCAACATCGGCTGCAATCCTATCAAGTTCTTTATCGGGTCTACAAAGTATGCAAGCAGTGCATTGAACGTAAACAACTCTCCTATGCTCATCTGCCCATTTATTACCTTGTGTGCTCCTACCCATAGTATTACCATAACACCTACCGCTGCTATACCAGTACTTATATTACTCTGCAAATTGTTTAGATTCGCTACCTTGAACACATCTTTTAAAAGCTTTACAAACTTACTTTCTGTCTTAAAATTTACATCTTCTTCTATATTGAATGCTTTTACTACTTCTATTCCACTTAGTGACTCTACCAAATATGATGTCAAAATTGCATTGTCTTCCATCTCCTGTCTGTTCGCTTCCCTCAATGCCCTGTTAAATCCAAACACCACCGCTGCATATAGCAAAACCATCACAAGGGCTATAAAAAACAGCGTTGAATTTTGCAGATACAAAACACTTGCGCCTACCACTGCCATTATGCTGTCTATCATTAGCGTCAGCGTTGCACCTGATACTGCATCCCTTATCTTTGACGCATCCATAAACCTCGAAATTATCTCTCCTATCTTTCTGCTACCAAAAAAACTCATCGGAAGCTCAATCACATGTTCATAATACCCCAGCATCAGTTTAATGTCCAATCTCTGACTCAAATGTATCAAAAGTCTTACCCTGAATGCTCCTAATATCACCTTAAATATCGTAATCAATATCGCACCTGCTGCTATAACATGAAGAGTATTGTTCAAAAGATTCGGTATTACATCATCCATCAAAAACTTGTAATAAAACGCTGCCCCTATCCCAAGCAACGTATATACAATTGACACTGCAAAAATATTCAATATCAAGCCCTTCTGCGGACTTAATAGCTCAAAAAACTTTTTCAAAACTCCCTCTTGTTTTCCTTTCTTGAATCTCTCATTTGGTACAAGAAGTATCAAAATGCCTGTCCATATTTTAAAAAACTCTTCTGGATTTAGCTTAACTATTCCTTTGGCCGGGTCCGCTATCACTATCCTTTCTTTTCTTATCTCATGTATTACAACATAATGAAACAGCTTGCCATCTATTAACACATGCGCTATACACGGAAGAGGTATTTTTTCAAATATTGCCTCCTTAGTTTCTGCTCTGACTGCTTTTGCATCAAATCCAAGCTCTTTTGCCGCTTTTACAACTCCATATGCTGTGGTGCCAAACCTGTCTGTTCCTGCCATCTGCCTTATTCTGGCTATCGATACTTCTTTTCCATATTGCAAGCAAACTGTTGCTAAGCTCGCTGCTGCACAATCGGTTATATCATGCTGCTTTACACAATAGTATCTCCTTCTCATCTCTCCATCCCACTTGATTTTTGGTATGTTTGCTTCTCTATTCTCTTATTTAGGCTATTTTGTACTCAAGCTATTTTTCCTGTAAACTTCTTCTTGGAATTTCTATGCAAATTTTATCTTATACATTTTCACTCTGTCAATCTCGTTTTTTTTTTTTTTTTTAGCCCATTTTCAACTAAATTTTGAGCTCAGAATATACTTTTCTTTAAATAGCTTAAATTTTCTTAAATTTTCTTGAGTTTTTAAAATAATAAGTTTGAAAATTGTTTATCTTACTATGACTTTATAAATAAAACAAGACATATATGGCTAAATTTAAACTTCTTTAGTCCTCTTCTTTTATTACTTTTTATCTTTAATCTTAGAGTTTTATTACCTTCTCAATTGTCATAAAAACTTTTGAAAATTTTTTATTTTGAGTTTCAATAAGATTAGTCAATGACATACTCTTTTGTGATGCGTTTTTGTTTTCTCTTGCTTTAATTTTACCTCACAGAGGATAGCTTTTGTATATCCATCTATTTTCTTTTCTGTTAATCAGTTATATTCAATAAACTGTTAATTTTTATTTAAATTGCTTTTAATTCTTAAAAATTACTATCTAAATTTTTGTTAAAAATTTAATCCTTAAAAAAATTGAAAAGGCTGCTTGTATGCAAATTCATTTAAATATGCTTACAAAACAGCCTTACAGAAAAACCTAAAATAGCTAAATTTTAAAATTCCTAATTATCTCAACAGCCATCTCATATTTTTCGAAAGGTGGCATTATGTAAATGCCGCTTACCATGTGTTTTATTTTCTCAACTATCTCACAGGCAATCTCTACGCCCTCTTTTGCAGGTTCCTTGGAACTGCGCATTCTCTCACGGATTTTGTCAGGTATTGTGATTCCTGGCACCTCATTGTGCAAAAACTCGGCGTGGCGTGGTGACCTTAGCGGCAAAATTCCGCCTAAAATTGGTGGGAGTTTAAAATCAACCTTTTCAAAAAATTTCTCTAAGGTTTCCGGTTCGTAAATTGGCTGTGTTTCTATAAAGTGCGCCCCATTTTCAATCTTGTGCTTGAGCTTTTCTATCTCTTTCCCCAAATCATCTGCATTAAGATTTAGCGCAACGCCTATTGTAAAGTTTGTCGCCTTACCAATTGGATTGCCCATGTAATCTGTACCGTTATTTAGCCTGCTTAAAATCAAAACAAGACCTTCAGAGTTAACATCAAAAACAGGTTTTGCCTGTGGATGGTCACCAATTGATGGCGGGTCACCTGTGAGCGCCAACACATTTTTAACCCCAAGCGCTGCTGCACCCAGAAGCTCTGACTGAAGAGAAATAAGGTTTCTATCCCTGCATGTAAAGTGCAGTATTGACTCCATACCCAGTTCTTCTTTGAGTATATGAGCAAGAGCAATTGGAGAGATTCTGACCCTTGCCATTGGAGAATCTGCAATGTTTACTGTATCTGCCCCAGCCTCTTTTAAAAGCTTCACACCCTCTTTTGTCTTTTCAAGCTCAATTCCTTTCGGAGGACTTATCTCAACAGTAAAGATAAATTTCTTACCAAGTTTTTGAGAAAGTTCAGATGGGGTGTCTTTTAAAACTGCTTTCTGTTCTTCTTTTCTTTCAACCACTTCAATCTCTAAGGAAGGTGAAACCTCTTTTATCTTTTCTTTGACAGCCTTTATATGTTCAGGACCTGTTCCACAGCATCCTCCAACAATCTTTGCGCCAAGTTTGAGATATTCAGGAACAAACGATGCAAAATAATTCGCCGATGTTGAAAAAACAGGTCGTCCTTGAATAAGCTGAGGGTATCCCGCATTCGGCTGGACAGAAAATGGACCTTTCAAATGCTGTGAGAATATTTTCAATGCCTCTAAAGTTTTTTGCGGTCCATTGCCACAGTTAAGTCCTACAACATCTGCATCTGTGTATTTCAAAAATTCTATAACCCTGTAAATATCTTCCCCATATACTGTGCTCAGCTCTTTGGTAAAAGAAAACTGAATTATATATGGAATTTCATCATTTAGTTCCTTCAAAGCTTCAATTGCGATTTGAACCTCATGTGTTGATGCAGCTGTCTCAAATATTATCGCATCAACCCCTTCGTCCAAAAGAAAATAAAGCTGTCTTTTATATACATCTTTTGCTTTTTTATCATCTATCTCAAAGCCATTGCCAACTGGTTTTCCAAGGGGTCCAACACTGCCTATGACATAAACTTTATTCTCTGCTACTTCTTTTGCAATCCTGACAGCACTTCTGTTTATCCTCTCAACCTCGTTTTCAAACCCAAAAACCTTGAGCTTGCACTCATTTGCCCCAAAGGTGTTAGTTTCAACACAAGTTGCACCTGCTAAAATATAGTCTGTATGAATTTGCTTTACAAGCTCAGGATTTGCTACATTTGCCCACTCAAGTGGAAAATCAACCGAAAATCCTCTCAAAAGAAGCTGTGTACCCATTGCACCGTCAAAAATTACAATAGCCTGCTCTTTTAAAAATTCTCTAAAGTTTTTTTTCAATTTGCGCCCTCCTCATCATATACTTATATCTGCACATTGACCGCGCTTTTGCCGTGTATGCTTGATACTGCCCCATATACACCAAAGTAATACCTTTCAATAACATCTACATGAGACTTTGTCTCTATATTAAAAATATAAGGTTTTTTAGAAAAGTCCTGAGATTCTATTAAAAATTCTTTTAAAAGCTCAGGCTCTATATTCTCATCAATATCAACAAATATCACATCCTCTTCAAGCCCTGCAAGTTCAAAGACAGCTTCGCTTAAGAAATCATTTGTGAGTTTGAATTCATAAACACTAAATTTTTGAGAAATATCAAGCAAGGAATAAATTGATGTTATAAACTTCTTCTGTGTGCTACTCTCAAATGAAACCTCTTTTCCTTTTAAAACCTTAGATATTGACCTGATATACTCAGGGTTTGTGCCACAGCACCCACCATAGAGTCTGACTCCATTTTCAACAAACTCATCTGCCAAATTTACAAACTCAGGTATGCAGCTTTCATATACAGTCTTGCCATCAATTACCTTGGGCAACCCTGCGTTTGGCTTTACTGAAAGCGGAACAAATGAAAAAACCTGCATCTGCTTTATAATTTCTAAAAGCTGTATCGCACCACCAGAACAGTTAGCACCAACAATGTCACAGCCAATTGAACTAAAATAGTAAGCTGCAACCTCAGGAGGAGTTCCCATCAAAAGCCTTTTGTTTTGCTCAAACGTAAGAGATACCAAACAGGGTATATCTATGTTAAGATCTTCTTTTGCCTTTTTAAAAGCATAAAATGCAGCCTTTGCTTCTTTTATATCAGACATGGTTTCGATTGAAACAAAGTCAGCTCCTGCCTCAATTCCGCTTAGAATCTGTTCGTAAAATATACTTTCTGCCTCATCAAAGCTAAGATCACCTGAGGGAATAAAAAGCCTGCCTGTTGGTCCAACAGAGAGCCCAACATACCCGTTATACTCTTTTGCAACCTCTTTTGCAAGTTTGACCGCACATTTGTTTATATTCTCAACCTCATTTTCAAGTCCATATTTCTTGAGCTTTTCTCTGTTTGCACCAAAGGTGTTTGTCTCAACACAGTCAGACCCAGCTTCAAAGTACTGCCTGTGAATAGACGAAACTACATCCTGCCGTGTTACCGACCACAAATCAGGACATTCATCTTCTGTCAAGCCATTTTGAATAAGCTGAGTGCCCATCGCCCCATCAAAAATCAATACCCTTCTGTAAAGCTCATCTTTTAGCAATGCCAATACCATCCTCTCTTTTAGATTTTAAAAAAAGCTGCTTAAAAAGATTAAGCAGCCCCTCCAAAATACTTATTCATTGTTATCTTCATCATTTTCTTTTTGGTTTTCCTTTTTTGTTTCTTGTTGTGTGATTTCATCAGCAACCTGCTCACTGAAATCTGACTGAATAAGCTTCAAAACAGCTTCCAGTGCTTCTTTCTCATCCTCGCCATCTGTAATAATTGTTACTTCATCGCCATAGTCCACCATAAGCGACATCAAACCCATTATACTCTTTGCGTTGGCTCTTTTTTCATCTTTTTCTATTAAAATTAGGGATTTGAACTTACTTGCAACCTGAACAAGCAGGGCTGCAGCGCGTGATGTGATCCCCTGAGAATTTTCAATCTTCATGTGAAGGCTTTGCATATACTACTCCTCCTTTTCTAAGTTCCTCGGCAATTTTATCTATTTTCCTCAGCCTATGATTGACACCAGATTTGCCAAGTGGTTTTTCAAGCATATTACCTAATTCTTTCAAAGAGGCATCTTTATATTTAATCCTAAGGCGTGCTATCTCTTGCAGATTCTGTGGAAGGTTTTCAATACCAATTGTTCTTTCAATAAATTCAATATTTTCTATATGCCTCATAGAAGCATTTATAGTCTTTTCTAAATTAGCTGTTTCACAATTGACAAGACGGTTGACATTGTTTCTGAGCTCTTTTACTATGCGAATATTCTCAAGTTCTAAAAGTGAAGAATGTGCTCCAATTATGTTTAAAAAGTCAACTATTCTATCACCTTCTTTTAAGTATACTACATAATGAGACTTTCTTTCAACAATTTTTGCCTCAAACTCAAAACTCTTTAAAACCTTCTGCAAAAACTCGGCATCATCCTTTGTTTTTACATCAAACTCCAAATGATACATTTTCTCAGGGTTTGTTATGGAACCGCACGACAAAAATGTTGCCTGTAAAAAAGCCTTTCTGCAGCATTTTTTCCTCACAAGCTCCTCTTTTAGCGAAAAACTGAGATGATACTCTTTTGCACCTTTTCTGACAAAATGAAGGTTTTTCAATATGGCAATGTTGTCATTGCTTGGAGGCAGAAAGATGGTATATACATAGTTTTTCTGCAGCTTACTATTTTTCTTGATACTTACCTCACAGTGTTTTGAAAACCCGTTTTTCATGAGAAGGAAAAAAGACCTTGCAGTCTGAGCATTCTCAAATGAAGTTTTAAATGAAAAAGTACCATCAAGTTCATATATGACCCCTGTGAATTTCAAAAATGCTGCAGCTGCAGCCTTCACACAGCAGGAATTTTGAGAAAGTTTTTTGCTCACTTCTGCTTTTGCAGTTGATGAAAAAGACATTTTAGTTACCTCCAAAACAGAAGCATGCTTTCAAACCCTTTAGTTCCTAAACGGTTTACTAAAATTTTTCAATCTCAGATATCCTAACCTATACTCATGAATAACATCCTTACCAAAAACTATGTTGCTAAGAAGCCTCGCAAGCTTTGCTGAGTTGTGACGAATAAGGCCGTTAGAAATACTCAAAAGTCCTTCTTCTATAACCTTATATCCCTTTTCCACAGTTTTCTTGTCAGCAAAAACAGGCTGTGCACCATCTTCTCTGTATCTTTCAAGCACATCTGAAGGAATGGGCTGATTGTTAACAATAACAATGTCAAAAATCCTTCCACCACAATGTCTCTCTATTGCTTCTATATGGTCACACAAGAGGTATCCGTCAGTTTCACCAGGCTGTGTCATAATATTTGCAACGTAAATCTTTTTGGCTCTGCTTTTCTTTATACTCTCAACAACCTCCTTGAACACAAGATTTGGCATAATGCTTGTATAAAGGCTCCCCGGTCCGATTATTATCACATCCGCCTTTTCAATCTCATCCAGAACTTCAGGATATGGCTTTGCATCAGATGGAGTTATAAAAACTCTTTTTATTGGGGTCTTAGAATTTTTCACCTCTTCAGGAATTTTTGACTCGCCAACAACCACTCTGCCATCTTCAAGCTCAGCACAAAGATTAATATTGTCAAGAGTCACAGGCAAAACTTTACCACGAACAGCTAAAACCTCGCTCATAAGCTTTACCGCTTTTTCAAAACTGCCTGCAATTCCTGTCATCGCAGCTAAAAACAGATTGCCAAAACTCTGACCTTTAAGGCTTCCCTCCTTGAACCTGTAATTCAAAAGCTTTTGCATAATCTCTTCTGTGTTTGCCAAAGCTAAGATGCAGTTTCTGATATCCCCTGGTGGAAGCATACCAAGGTCTTCTCTGAGCTTTCCTGACCCTCCTCCATCATCTGCAACAGTTACGACTGCTGTGATGTTTGCAGTAAGGTTTTTTAACCCCCTGAGCATTGTAGAAAGTCCTGTACCACCACCGATTGCAACAATCCTTGGCCCTTTTTCCAAAAACCCTTTTGAATATATAGCATCAAATATGGTTTTCTGACTTATTCTGTATGGCAAACTTTTGTTCAAAAGCCCTATAAACCCCTTTGTTAAACCCATTAGCGAAATTAAAAAAACTCCAATTCCTAAAACAAATAATCCTATGCGAAAAGAAAAGCGAAGTTCCACCGAAACATTAAAAATATCAATGCTTTTTGCTAACGAAGCTGAGATTAAAATAATACTGAATAACATTAAAAAAATCCATCTTTTTATATACATACCTGGTTTTAGGAAATCAAATATCATTGGCATGTCACCCTTTTTTATCTTTCTCTATATCTCTATGAAATATTGAAACTTTATATCCCTGGTTTTCAATAGTCTTTTTAAGCTCTTCAGCCACTGTGACAGAACGGTGCTTGCCACCAGTACAGCCAATTGCAATTACAAGCTGCCCCTTCCCTTCTTCTGCATAATTTGGTATTAAAAATAAAATCAGGTCAAAAAGTTTTTGCAAGAATTCTTTTGTGACGTCCCAACTTAAAACATATTCTTTTACTTCAGGGTCTTTGCCTGTTTTGTACTTGAGAGTATCCACATAAAACGGGTTAGGGATGAATCTGACGTCAAAAACAAGGTCAGCATCAAGCGGAAGCCCGTATTTGAACCCAAACGACATAATAGTGATTAGCATTGCCTCTTTTGACTTTTGCTGGACAAAAATCTCAAAGAGTTTCTCTTTTAAATCCTTGGGCAAAAGCGTTGATGTATCAATCACAAAGTCAGCATACCTTTTTATATCCTCAAGCTTTTCTCTCTCCTTTTGAATGGCTTCTAAA from Caldicellulosiruptor kronotskyensis 2002 encodes the following:
- a CDS encoding peptidase domain-containing ABC transporter, whose protein sequence is MRRRYYCVKQHDITDCAAASLATVCLQYGKEVSIARIRQMAGTDRFGTTAYGVVKAAKELGFDAKAVRAETKEAIFEKIPLPCIAHVLIDGKLFHYVVIHEIRKERIVIADPAKGIVKLNPEEFFKIWTGILILLVPNERFKKGKQEGVLKKFFELLSPQKGLILNIFAVSIVYTLLGIGAAFYYKFLMDDVIPNLLNNTLHVIAAGAILITIFKVILGAFRVRLLIHLSQRLDIKLMLGYYEHVIELPMSFFGSRKIGEIISRFMDASKIRDAVSGATLTLMIDSIMAVVGASVLYLQNSTLFFIALVMVLLYAAVVFGFNRALREANRQEMEDNAILTSYLVESLSGIEVVKAFNIEEDVNFKTESKFVKLLKDVFKVANLNNLQSNISTGIAAVGVMVILWVGAHKVINGQMSIGELFTFNALLAYFVDPIKNLIGLQPMLQTAIVAAERLSEILELESEFKEDEDKKLAPSLKGDIEIEGLNFRYGTRQLVLRDINLKIRSGERIAIVGESGSGKTTLAKLLLGFYDYESGEIRINGYNLKDINKRHLREKIAYISQDIFLFSGTIFENLVLGNRDLKMEEVIEVSKLTTLDEFVAKLPLRYNTMIEENGANLSGGQKQLIAITRALLKNPEIVIMDEATSNLDSVTEQAIGKVIEKVCEGITTIIIAHRLSTILKCDKVVVMHEGRIVEVGTHEELMRKKGYYYNLWREQLEGLEQKGLLDFVGSAAGR
- a CDS encoding bifunctional homocysteine S-methyltransferase/methylenetetrahydrofolate reductase, whose translation is MKKNFREFLKEQAIVIFDGAMGTQLLLRGFSVDFPLEWANVANPELVKQIHTDYILAGATCVETNTFGANECKLKVFGFENEVERINRSAVRIAKEVAENKVYVIGSVGPLGKPVGNGFEIDDKKAKDVYKRQLYFLLDEGVDAIIFETAASTHEVQIAIEALKELNDEIPYIIQFSFTKELSTVYGEDIYRVIEFLKYTDADVVGLNCGNGPQKTLEALKIFSQHLKGPFSVQPNAGYPQLIQGRPVFSTSANYFASFVPEYLKLGAKIVGGCCGTGPEHIKAVKEKIKEVSPSLEIEVVERKEEQKAVLKDTPSELSQKLGKKFIFTVEISPPKGIELEKTKEGVKLLKEAGADTVNIADSPMARVRISPIALAHILKEELGMESILHFTCRDRNLISLQSELLGAAALGVKNVLALTGDPPSIGDHPQAKPVFDVNSEGLVLILSRLNNGTDYMGNPIGKATNFTIGVALNLNADDLGKEIEKLKHKIENGAHFIETQPIYEPETLEKFFEKVDFKLPPILGGILPLRSPRHAEFLHNEVPGITIPDKIRERMRSSKEPAKEGVEIACEIVEKIKHMVSGIYIMPPFEKYEMAVEIIRNFKI
- a CDS encoding homocysteine S-methyltransferase family protein yields the protein MALLKDELYRRVLIFDGAMGTQLIQNGLTEDECPDLWSVTRQDVVSSIHRQYFEAGSDCVETNTFGANREKLKKYGLENEVENINKCAVKLAKEVAKEYNGYVGLSVGPTGRLFIPSGDLSFDEAESIFYEQILSGIEAGADFVSIETMSDIKEAKAAFYAFKKAKEDLNIDIPCLVSLTFEQNKRLLMGTPPEVAAYYFSSIGCDIVGANCSGGAIQLLEIIKQMQVFSFVPLSVKPNAGLPKVIDGKTVYESCIPEFVNLADEFVENGVRLYGGCCGTNPEYIRSISKVLKGKEVSFESSTQKKFITSIYSLLDISQKFSVYEFKLTNDFLSEAVFELAGLEEDVIFVDIDENIEPELLKEFLIESQDFSKKPYIFNIETKSHVDVIERYYFGVYGAVSSIHGKSAVNVQI
- a CDS encoding HPr family phosphocarrier protein, which codes for MQSLHMKIENSQGITSRAAALLVQVASKFKSLILIEKDEKRANAKSIMGLMSLMVDYGDEVTIITDGEDEKEALEAVLKLIQSDFSEQVADEITQQETKKENQKENDEDNNE
- the whiA gene encoding DNA-binding protein WhiA is translated as MSFSSTAKAEVSKKLSQNSCCVKAAAAAFLKFTGVIYELDGTFSFKTSFENAQTARSFFLLMKNGFSKHCEVSIKKNSKLQKNYVYTIFLPPSNDNIAILKNLHFVRKGAKEYHLSFSLKEELVRKKCCRKAFLQATFLSCGSITNPEKMYHLEFDVKTKDDAEFLQKVLKSFEFEAKIVERKSHYVVYLKEGDRIVDFLNIIGAHSSLLELENIRIVKELRNNVNRLVNCETANLEKTINASMRHIENIEFIERTIGIENLPQNLQEIARLRIKYKDASLKELGNMLEKPLGKSGVNHRLRKIDKIAEELRKGGVVYAKPSHED
- a CDS encoding gluconeogenesis factor YvcK family protein, which encodes MPMIFDFLKPGMYIKRWIFLMLFSIILISASLAKSIDIFNVSVELRFSFRIGLFVLGIGVFLISLMGLTKGFIGLLNKSLPYRISQKTIFDAIYSKGFLEKGPRIVAIGGGTGLSTMLRGLKNLTANITAVVTVADDGGGSGKLREDLGMLPPGDIRNCILALANTEEIMQKLLNYRFKEGSLKGQSFGNLFLAAMTGIAGSFEKAVKLMSEVLAVRGKVLPVTLDNINLCAELEDGRVVVGESKIPEEVKNSKTPIKRVFITPSDAKPYPEVLDEIEKADVIIIGPGSLYTSIMPNLVFKEVVESIKKSRAKKIYVANIMTQPGETDGYLLCDHIEAIERHCGGRIFDIVIVNNQPIPSDVLERYREDGAQPVFADKKTVEKGYKVIEEGLLSISNGLIRHNSAKLARLLSNIVFGKDVIHEYRLGYLRLKNFSKPFRN
- the rapZ gene encoding RNase adapter RapZ codes for the protein MEIVIITGMSGAGKSLAIRAFEDMGFFCIDNLPPQFLPKIAELASATKEKISRIAAVVDIRGGELFDDFKDVLQELKKDDRNFKLLFLDAHDEVLIKRYKETRRKHPLSHEGDGSILEAIQKEREKLEDIKRYADFVIDTSTLLPKDLKEKLFEIFVQQKSKEAMLITIMSFGFKYGLPLDADLVFDVRFIPNPFYVDTLKYKTGKDPEVKEYVLSWDVTKEFLQKLFDLILFLIPNYAEEGKGQLVIAIGCTGGKHRSVTVAEELKKTIENQGYKVSIFHRDIEKDKKG